From the Quercus lobata isolate SW786 chromosome 6, ValleyOak3.0 Primary Assembly, whole genome shotgun sequence genome, one window contains:
- the LOC115994073 gene encoding B3 domain-containing transcription factor VRN1-like, translated as MSNAPHFFKIILNHSLLDGKLRIPTKFSRKYGQGMSNLAFLKLPSGAEWKVEMTEHDGEVWLKKGWQEFAKYYSVKQGHLLVFRYEGNSHFHVLIFDASATEIEYSLNSSHVEESKLNEEFQGPKMEEIECDSAIEILGWFPPCPKRRDKSPLPCLRPHKKMKTNPTAKGLKGISTTEQCSNSKVVRRIQPLNNSKIARALPRASAFKPRDPYFMVVMQPTYLHPKLCLSIPIDFASRYLNKKHGDAILCISDGRKWPVKYTCQMFATKPKIFFKCGWRTFAKDNNLEVGDVCVFGLSEGTKMSFKVVIFRVSEEHCLPLPVPALDNGVNQVEPKRTLKYEFEYPSNHEIGMSSSGYKSTTKYLRHSQGNFTTEPQGTQSIDRKISKLKRNLNLSSSMRRFEGGLNFSAKEEGRGMPDSPRCPESHGFRETQGLTYIEKARALKRACAFKSENPYFMIVLQPSYIYGNNNLVIPLDFAKKHFSEKHEDVILQASGSKIWSVKYNFREAYGRQKAELCSGWKAFVRDNNLEVGDVCVFEFIKGIEISLKVVIFRDAEDANRHRDPGKFKQWIHKESINKHVTQKPSSSRALKSC; from the exons ATGTCAAATGCTCCACACTTCTTCAAGATAATTCTCAACCATTCTCTGCTAGATGGGAAGCTT AGGATCCCTACAAAGTTTTCAAGGAAATATGGACAAGGAATGTCAAACTTGGCATTTCTTAAGCTCCCGAGTGGTGCAGAATGGAAAGTAGAAATGACAGAACATGATGGTGAGGTTTGGTTAAAAAAAGGTTGGCAAGAATTTGCAAAGTATTATTCTGTGAAGCAAGGACACTTACTAGTCTtcagatatgaaggaaattccCACTTCCATGTACTCATATTTGATGCAAGTGCAACAGAAATAGAATATTCTCTTAATAGCTCTCATGTTGAGGAGAGCAAGCTTAATGAAGAATTTCAAGGTCCTAAGATGGAAGAAATTGAGTGTGATAGTGCCATTGAAATCCTAGGTTGGTTTCCACCATGCCCAAAAAGAAGGGATAAATCACCACTACCATGTCTTCGACCTCACAAGAAGATGAAAACTAATCCAACCG CAAAAGGTCTTAAGGGCATTTCTACCACTGAGCAATGCTCGAATTCTAAGGTTGTTAGAAGGATCCAGCCACTGAACAACAGCAAAATAGCTAGAGCTCTTCCGAGAGCAAGTGCCTTCAAACCTAGAGATCCATATTTCATGGTTGTCATGCAACCAACGTACTTGCATCCTAAATTGTGCTTG AGTATACCAATCGACTTTGCGAGTAGATATTTGAATAAGAAGCATGGGGATGCCATCCTTTGCATTTCTGATGGGAGAAAATGGCCTGTTAAGTATACTTGCCAAATGTTTGctacaaaaccaaaaattttcttcaaatgtGGTTGGAGAACATTTGCAAAAGACAATAATCTGGAAGTAGGTGATGTTTGTGTCTTTGGACTGTCCGAGGGCACTAAAATGTCTTTCAAAGTGGTCATTTTCCGTGTCAGTGAAGAACATTGCCTCCCACTGCCAGTGCCAG CTCTTGACAATGGAGTTAATCAAGTTGAACCCAAGAGAACTCTTAAATATGAATTTGAGTATCCTAGCAACCATGAAATTGGCATGTCTAGCTCAGGTTACAAATCCACAACCAAATACCTTCGACATTCTCAAGGAAATTTCACAACTGAACCTCAAGGAACACAATCTATTGACAGGAAGATCAGTAAGTTAAAGAGAAACTTAAACTTATCTAGTTCCATGCGAAGGTTTGAAG GGGGGCTTAATTTTTCTGCTAAAGAAGAAGGTAGAGGCATGCCTGATTCTCCTAGGTGCCCTGAATCTCATGGTTTTAGGGAGACGCAAGGACTGACTTACATTGAAAAAGCTAGAGCACTTAAGAGAGCTTGTGCTTTCAAATCAGAAAATCCGTATTTTATGATTGTCCTGCAACCATCATACATTTATGGCAACAACAACTTG GTTATACCTCTCGACTTTGCAAAGAAACATTTCAGTGAGAAGCATGAAGATGTCATCCTTCAAGCTTCAGGAAGTAAAATTTGGTCTGTCAAATACAATTTTAGAGAAGCCTATGGAAGACAAAAAGCAGAACTTTGTAGTGGTTGGAAGGCATTTGTCCGAGATAATAACTTGGAAGTAGGTGATGTTTGTGTATTTGAGTTTATAAAGGGCATTGAAATTTCACTGAAAGTTGTCATTTTCCGAGACGCTGAAGATGCAAATAGGCACCGGGATCCAG GCAAGTTCAAACAGTGGATACACAAGGAGAGCATCAATAAGCATGTTACTCAAAAGCCTTCATCTTCAAGGGCTCTTAAGAGTTGTTGA